The Notamacropus eugenii isolate mMacEug1 chromosome 4, mMacEug1.pri_v2, whole genome shotgun sequence DNA window CTAcctggcacagtgtctggtatatcctaagagtttaacaaatgcttattaattgattgattacaaAAGTCTGTCTGAAGGACAGTATTAATTTTCCCTTAACATTTGTAACATGGGAATTTATCTAATAATCTTAACACATGGAAAGGGCTTTAGAAGCAGAAAACCAATGTTATGGGCATTATACTAATTAAGTCCTAACACTTAAAAAGTTCATTGCaatcagaaaatctggattcaagcCACAGCTCTGTCAGTTAATGTAATAGGTCTACTATCTTTTGCCATGATCTGGCTACATCCAAACTCTCATGTTCACTTCTGTGCAAGGATATTAAGAAATTGGAATGCTTCCAGGAGACAGAAGAAATATTGGTGAGAGGACTGGAAGATATTCCCAGAAAGGATAGATTTATGTTTAATCTTGGAGACACTTAGAAAGAATATGACTATATTCAAATCTTCAAAGGACTgacatatagaaggcagaattagacttgttctgtttgactctggagggcAGAATGAGTGGCGATGTAGGAAGTGATATAGTGGCAGATTTGGGCCTCTCTTTAGGGCaatatttcctaataattagagttatTAGTGCTACCCAAGAGTGGATAGATTGCTTCACAAGGTAGTGGGTTTTACAtttctggaggtcttcaagggCAGGTTGGAGGACCAAGTGAGAATATTGAATAAGATATGGATCATATTCAAGTATGGGTTGGAATAAATtatctctgaagtctttttcaACTCAATTCTGTGAAAGTGCCTTCATTCCAATGACCTCCTCCAATTCTTGTAACAACCCTGAAAAGGGGAGTGGCAGGAGCGAGAGATGTGGATATGGTCCTtactttagagatgagggaactgagtcttcaagaggctaaatgacttttcTGAAGTCATGGACTGTTAAGTGATAGGATTAGATGTGAAAATTTCTGGCTCTTGGtctaggtgttttgttttttttaattaaattatatcCACACTCCCATTCTGCAGGTGCTACACTTCAATGAAGTTTCACAAAGTAAAGGCACAGAACCTGAAATTTCTTCGAAAGAAATAAGTCAAGAAGACAAAAAGGACCAGCAAAAGACATCAGAACCTCCAAATCCACAGGTATCTATCTTATCATAATCAACTGATCTCCCTTCTCAATAAAGACAGTCTTCTGTTTGCTGCTTGGGTTTTCTTTGAAGATAAAAGCTCAAGACAGCATTGGATCCCatgcatcttaaaaaaaaaaaaacaaaaaaacaacccaacgAACCAAGGAAAAAAACCAATGTGAGACCAAAAGTATCTCTGTGATTCTTCTCACCTGCCAGTTTCTGGGTTAGTGgatttggtaatttttttttctgaaactgcaAAAAGGAAGGTAGGAATTGCTACCCCAGAGGTCTAAAGGTGATATTACCTACCCTAGATGAGGCTGTGACTTAGGACAGGGCAGGTTCAGGGAGGTATCTATAATGATTCTCAcctaaaaaatacaaagaagtttTTCTTTGTTCAATTATCAGAAATTTGGCTGCAGCAATAGTTAAAAAATTCTCTTGGGACCATCTTGTAGAATTCAGGGGAGGATGGATAGCAAGTTCCTGTTGTGATCCTGATATCCAGGTAAGGGGGTTGTATGAAGTTTGGCAATATTTTATAGCATTCCTTTTAAGGGCAATCCAGTAGGATGAAAGAAGATGCCTTGTATGtggcttcctttaaaaatatttattgttactTAAGTATTCTGTActacaattaaaaattaaaaacgaCATAGAAATACTACTATACTTGTATGAAATTAGTTAAATAATAACAAGTGAATGCCTGATAAGAGAGTGTTTTCAAGGGACAGATTAATGACACTTTATCCAATTTTGTTATGTCCTATCAAGAATACGAAGTGCTTGAGTAATGAGTATAGAGATTCTGACTCCTGCTTTGGGAAGCTGCTGAAGAAGCTGGACAGGATAAAATGTGATTATATCCTGAGTATGGCCAACAGGCTGTATGGAGAGCAGGAATTTCCAATTTGTGCTGTAAGTAAAACACAGCTAGCAAGTAAGTTTGAAATTCTTCCCCTTTCAGGGCAGTGTGTTACAACGCTCCTCTTGAGGGCAATGCAACAGATGGACAAAAGAACATGGTAGAGATGGTAACTGGTAACCACTTGTGCCTGTGTGTCTGAACTTTGcactatgatttttttcccatacAAGGCTCCTCCTTGCAGCTCCTGTTTTTGGTTTGTAGCTTTGTCACTGAGAATCATATGTTCCTCCTGCTAGTTCTGAGAAAGTTACCATGATTGCTGCATACTAGGTCATTCCTGTCCAACCTCAGTTTGGCAACAGTCCACAACAAATTCTGCTTTCACACTGAAACAGCTCCCATTTATGCTTTGTGTACTTCTCTGGCTCACTATTCCATTTCCCATGGCCTAACCATCTAGCTTCAGCTGTGGTTCTATGCACTGCATGGTCTACCCTGAAGCCTCCCTGAAAGGCTTCAGTCAAGATGTCTGGGCACCATACATCTTGTCAACAAGGTGAAGATGGGAATCGTATGGGAAGCAGAGGTCAGTGACCAGAGATAGAGTTTTTAGAACTAGAACGAAAAGAGAGTAATGATGTCTGCAACAAAGGCCAAAGTCAGTAGATGGGGTTGCCAATTACAGACCTTCACAGGCTGCAGGTAGTAGTATCTTATGTATCTACATATCTGAAGAAGAAGCCAGGTAAAAAGTATAAGGAGTATAAAAAAGGGAGAGGGTATGTGTGCAATGGGAGACAAAGCTTGAAACTGAGGAAATATAGTAATGATTTTTGAATCAGTGAGGAACAAGGTGTTGGGTTAGACTGGAAGTATTCCAATTTGCATAATCTACCTGCATACCCAGTCTTGGTTTCCCCTTAGCAACTATTTTCTCTAGCAACAATGGATTCTATGGAGTGGTGGGCCCTACAAGGATCCATTTGTTCCATTTCAACTGATGGTGAGACATTctaaacagaaagagaagcaatATGGTAGAACAGATAACATATTAGagttagaattaggaagacctaggttcaaatctcacctcagatactagctctgtgacactggtcaagtcactgTTTCCCTGGGCCTTGTTGTTCTGGAAAATGAGACTGAACTATATGGCCTCTAAtaattccttccagctttaaaccaATGATTCTATGATCAAGCCTTAcgcaatctttttttttgttttgttttaatataaattttatttatttttagtgttctataatcactaccataaaacttagatttcccccccacctaccctctacctcccccatccctccttgagatggcgtACAATTCTATAtagtatctacacatacattcctattgaatacattttcactatagtcatgctacgaAGAAGAACTaagataaatgggagaaatcatataataaaccaaaacattaaacacacacagaaaaatgatctgctacattctgtgattaaattccatagttctttctctggatgtggaaggcattttgccttagaagatcattgggatttttttttttgaactccttgcattgctatgaagatccaagcctactagaaaaaactctcacacactgtggtccttgctgtgcacaaagttctcctagttctgctcctttcactcagcatcagatcatataagtctttccaggcctctctgaagtcctcttgttcatcagattcttatagcgcaatagtattccattgcattcatataccataatttattcagccattccccaattgataggtatccccttgatttccagtacttggccactacaaagagggctgctataaatatttttgtacatgtgggaccctttcccattttttatgatctcttggggatacagtcttagtagcaatattgctgggtcaaagggtatgcacatttttgtagccctttgggcatagttccaaatcgttctccagaatggttggatgagctctcagctccaccaacaacgaattagtgttccagctctcccacatcctctccaacatttatcattttcctgttctgtcatgtttgccaatctgataggtatgatgtggtacctcagagttgttttgatttgcatctctctaatcaatagtgatttagagcattttttcatatgattatagatatctttaatttcttcctttgaaaattgcatgttcatatcctttgaccacttatcagttggggCCTTATGTAATCTTAATAACTCCTAGAACAGGGAAGTATGCCTTTTGCTCTTTGGGGGCACCACAATTCTTAGGAATCAAAATTAAATTTGTGAAAGGATACTAAGATgcgttagagttggaaggggctgaCATTTCAAGGTATTTCCTAGTTTAGAGTAGAATCAAACTTTCTTCTTACAAataaaaagagatttttgtgtACTGGATTTTGATTCTccacaaggaataataataacaagaatattagtgatgatgatgatatagtCTATGCCCCTTAAAAGATATCCAGCTTGTACACAGGCTATATAAATGGAATGTGGAATTACAAGGATATTGGGGTGGAAAGGAATTTGTTATTCTTACTTTGCCCTAATGCATGACCATGCTAACTCAATGCAGTTGCTCAAATGATCCTGATTCATTCAGACTGGATATGGGTAGGAATGGGAAGATCCATTTCTACTATATTCAATGATTATCAAtattttctgagtttgttttccTACTACTATTGGATTACTTAGCTGGTGATTTAGTAATTGTATATGATTTTATTGTAATATCTTCTACTCCCCTAATCTAACAGGCATATTCAGATAGTATGATGGAATTTTATCATACAACCATTGAGAGTGTGGATTTTCgaaaagacacagaaaaatcCAGACAACAGATTAATTTCTGGGTTGAATGTCAAACTCAAGGTAAGAAAGTGGGAGTCAACAACATGAGTTGGAAAACTAAGGATTTTTAGATTGTCATGTTTATCAcaggatttagatctagaagggaatCTTAGCATCCATCTAATTCAAACCATTTCCTTTGAAGATAAAATAACTTGGGTCTGGAGAGAATAAGTGATTGCTAAGACACaaggaaatacataaaaatagTAGTAATAACACTAATGACAAAATAAACTGACATCTAAATGGTACTTGATGGTTTGAAAAGTCTTTGACAGGATCAAACTCCACCACCCTATGAGGTTCGCCTATAGGTGTTATCATTCTCATCttagatgtgagaaaactgaggctgatggaAAAGCTTAAGTGTCTTACCTAGGGTCATAGAGCAAGTGTTGGAGTTGGGATTCTCACCCAGTTCCTGGAacttcagagttcttaagtctccCAAATTGTCTTTCTGATGTTGCTATTACTGAATAAATGTTGTTTTTCTGGTTCAGATCCAATGCTTTGCCTCCTGCATTATACTGCTAACCACCCAGTGAGTGGCTCTGTAAAGTATTTGTTGGTGCTTAAAGAAAGATTGTTTTGCGAGTGCCAACATGGCTGGCAATGGAACctagatatttttctttaaaataattagttGCAGAGTGAGGAAAACATCATCCACATGACAAAGGAGAACACCAGCAGGAAATTCagaatttccatttctattaaatataaaGCAGCTACCACACAGAATTTAAGTTCTGCAAAGACATAGGTTTACCAAAACAAAATTGAAGCAATAAAGGTCAATTTTCCTCATACTTTCTTCCAATACTGCATATTTTATCCTGAGTGAAGAGGGATCCTGGAGAGAATGGAGAAAGGTAGAGATCTGAATATAGCGTCAACAGAATATTTTCATGAATTGAAAAAGAGAAGCCACATCTATATACATAGTCCTTTTAAAAACACTCAATCCACGATTTTAAAGAGGCAGCAGAACTACTCATTAAAAATGGGACCTCTCCCTTTCTTGGCACAGCTTTGACTGTGATTAGATCACCAGTGGGTAGGATCAAAATACTTCGAATTTTGATATGTCTATATTAAAAAGTCATTGGACAGGACCTTCTATGGATGAAGCCTCAAAAGTGGCCATTCAACTCCAATCATATTTAAATATTACCTTTAAATACCTATAGTCTAGAATACCAGCCACATTTTCCTCAGGGTTAATTACTGTGATTTTGTGGGCCATGACCCAGTAACTATGAAGTTACATCTCTCTCCCCTTGATCCTCTTTCCAACTTTATTCTCCCTGTCATAATTATGTATTCTTATGGTTATCTCTAATAAGCAGGTTATACGTTGTCAAGCTTAGAAGGTACCTTAGACATAACTGgtcccaaccctttcattttatagatgagcaaaatgAGCCCCCGAGTTctaaaatgatttgcctaaggtcacacccAAACTCTAGTCTTCCTATTCCAAGagcagtattctttccattacttCTACTATCATATTTGGAAATAAGATGCTACCTTTGTGACATACAAATAATACGTTTGTATTTAAGTTGGTAAAATAAGAAGCTTAATTCTGTTAAGTTTAAGACTACTGGAATTGTGTGGGAATGCGTCTGTAGCATGTGTGTGTCTTTTAATGCAtctgtttattttctttatttttcaatgaacatttctcttaaattccacaaattaaaaggaaaaaaggaagacaaacaaaatccttgtaacaaatgggtatggtcaaacaaaacaaactctcaCCCTGTTCCCGTGTTCTCTCATTGACCATCAGGCTACTTGCTGGGATTTCTAATAATGGAGCTATGCATGTTGTCTTTGATTTATTCACAGATATTTGCTGAGCTCTTGCTATATGCAAAGTACTGCTCTAGGCTCTGTGTGGGATACAAGCATATTTTAGGCATCCAGGGAATTTATATTCCAGTTGGGGAGGTAGGatgtatgtataatatgataagatttagagctggaagaggctaTAGAGGTCTTCTCATCTACCTgtttatttggaaatgaagaaactaagactcagaaaggttGACATGATGGTGGACTCACAAATAATAAGTACTAGAGCACAATAGgacaggtcctttgactccaaagtcagtgatCTTTGGACAAGAACGTATTGCCTCTTTTCAATAAAAAGGTCAATAGCAATGTAAGGAAGAGTATTCTCAGAGCCAAATTAAATGGTCCATCTAATCATGGTTATGGGGGAGATATATTTTATGAGTTCAAGTCATTTGGGCCAGATAATACTGAAAGAACTGCAGATGAGATTTCCAAGCTACTGTTAGTAATCTTTGACAGATCATGGAGAATGGAAGGGACCAAATTTGCAGGACCAAAGAGAGACAAATGTAGCATTGACAAACAACGAGCTTGACTTCAAAACCTGGAAAATTCTAGAGTTTACTGTATTGTTAAAAGGAGAGTTAGGGAACATTTAGAAAGAGAACTGGTGATcacacaacaaaaaacaaacccaaacagcTTTCTCAAGAACAAGTCATGACAGAtgaatctcatttctttctttgaaaagttATAGGGCTGGTCAATCACAGGCAGTATTATAGTTAACCTAGAACAGTTATAGGGCTGGTCAATCACAGGCAGTATTATAGTTAATCTAGAAGTCAGCAACATATTTGACAAAAGTCTTTCCTACCATCCTTGTGGTTGAAATGGAGAGATACAGACTAGACAACAGTATAGTTAGGTAGAATCAGACTGCTGAATGGCAAGATCCAAAAAGTAGTTGATTAATAGGTTGATATCAGCTTGGAGCAGGGTCTCTAGTTTAGTGCCTCAGGGATCTATCCTTGGGCCTTTACTGTTGCATTTGTATTTTTTAGTTATATTTgccatattatatatttatatgatttactagttatattatgtatatatgatttATTAGATACATTTATCATATTAGTTATATTTGTATTCATGTTAgttatgtttattatattagtcatatttattatttgtataatatttattAGTGACTTAGATAAAGGTAGCATGCTTATTAAATCTGCAGCATTGACAAGAGAAATGTGACTCAAAGCGGAGAGGGGAGCTAAAAACTTCAATAAGAACAATGACTCAAAAGATCTCTACAGGCTAGACATTTGAGCTCagtctaataaaatgaaatttaataaaaataaatgcaaggttctgtgcctgaattaaaaaaaaaccagaacatGTACTGGATGAAACTGGCATGGTGAGAAATTAGCTTACGTGAAAGAGATGGGAGTGTTTCAGTTGACCCGCAATCTtagtatgagtcaacagtgttGATACAAAAGCTAAAAACACAGTAAATACTATCCTAGGCTTAAGAGAGTCATAGTGTCTAGGCAACAGTCCCACTGTACACTGACCTAGTTATACCATATCTTCAGTATTGTGTTCAGATCTGGGTGACACTTTTTGGGAAAGAAACGAGTCACCAGGATGGTAAAAGGACTGGAGAACATGCCATAGGGGATTAGTTGAAGAAGATGGGGATATTTTAcctacagaagagaaaaccttGAAGGgacatgctagctattatagatttaaagggctgtcacatgAAAGAGGGATTACACGTGTTCTAGTTCTCAGTAGGCTGAGCAAGTATTAGGTGTAAGCTGCAAAGAAGATTTCATCTTGATATAAGGAAATCTTCTTGACAATTAGAGCCCATGCAGAGTGACTTTGACTggtttgggagggaagaggttCTTGATTACTTAGTGATAAATGGCTGCTTCTTGGGTGTAGTATGGATTAAATAGACCCTAATGCCCTTTccagattccatgattctgtgattgTGCTGTTATATCTTTAAGATCAAGCCTGAGGCACATTATAGAGAGGGGAGTGTTGCCCACTCAGTGTTCTGAGGTATACATTTTTCATGTGAATAATTAAAATAGCctaaaaagttaaaaacaaacaaacaaaagaaatatcaTGGAACCCTGGCTCACTATTGGTTGAAGCTGCATGATTGTGTAGACAGAATGCTGGACTCAGATTAGGGATTTAGgctcaaatccctcctcagacactgATTCTATGACCCTTGGCAAAATCATTTAAGATCCATGACTCAggttccttatctttaaaatgagaataagaataaaaCACCAACTTTCAGGGTTTTtgtaaggaggaaattaaaattgcaaactttaaagacaaaaaatatcaGCTCATAATTTTTAACATGACCGTGGTATTTCatacttgggcagctaggtggacagTGCTAGGactgctagacctggagtcaggaaaacttgagttcaaatgtgatctcagatatttactagcaatgtaatcctgggcaagtcacttaatccttttcgcctcattttctcatccataaattgagctggagaaggaaatggcaaactactccagtagctctgcaaagaaaacccaaaatgggatcatgaagatgtggacacaactgaaacgagtGAACAACAGCAAAATGTTTCACACTTAGAATGCGTTTTGGGATGTTTCCTTCAGGTAAAATCAAGGACCTTTTTGACAAAGACAACATTACTAAGTCTACAGTGTTGGTGCTGGTGAATGCTGTCTACTTCaaggccaaatgggaaaaaagttttgactatgaaaaaacagaagattcaCCTTTCTGGATAAATAAGGTAGCCATCTCTAAATACATATTACTCTAAAGACACCAGTCATTATATCAGTTTTGAGAATAGTATTAAATAGATACAGCATGGAGCAGTGAGTAAAGAGTTCACCTCAAAACCAGGAAGAACAGGGATCAAGTTTTACCTCTTATatattttagctgtgtgaccctgctaATTAACTACTTAGTATTCTGGGCCAAAGGTGTTAAACTCAAACAGGGGAAGGAAGCAAGGCCACAAGCAGTTTTAAAGGTAATAAGGAAAtgttagacaaaataaaaatacaatgcaaaatagacaatgttaatttgtggttttctaagtcaataagcatCAGAAGAACCCATTTATATTTGAGTTTTATACCTCTGCTCTAGGTAActttctaagaatataaattgcagagaatgtGCTAACCTGCATtgggaaagagaaattcctcACCTGTGAGTTCCCAaagttaatgaaatcacagattctgtCTAGATCCCTATGGTTAACCACAGGTATCATGGCCTAATGGAACTTGgcagtgaggaagacctggatttaagtctgacacttattacctgaTCACGACCATGACATTTTGCTTCTTCGAGACTTAGGCAATTTCCTAAAACCTATCCACTAAGTTGTAGATTTTTTGTGTTCTATACTAGTGGAGGTATTTTTTTGCATGGATAAGATCATATATCCTTGACACAGTGAACCATGGTTAAGCCCATACACGGAAATACCAAGATCTATTAAGTATCTTTTTGTGTATAATTGCAACttcaaaatatattgatattggTAACTCAATGGAGAATGAAATACAGAGTATCGATTTTACTTGTTTAATTTCCCATGGATTATTATTCTAAAAATCAGAGTGAGTGGGAAGAGTAAGATGTATATTTGAATTCTAATCTGCCATTACCCTTAGCATCCCGCACTAGTGTTTTATATAATGTGGTCACTCCCATGTACTAAAGAGCAGTGACTCACAGAGGATAATGCACCAAAAGCCTGAAATCAGCGTAATTCAGATCACCTAATCATTCTAACTTCAGCAAGTTCTTGAATTCCGGGAAAACATGCCCCTTTGCTTGAAGCAATCATGAGCAAGACTGAATATCTGTGAGAAAGGCTAGTTCTCTCTTAACCTTTCCTGCCTTTGTTGACAGAATGAgcagaaaaatgtgaaaatgatgAGACAACAGAATACATTTAGAATTGGTTACATTGAGGAATTAAAGACACAGATTCTTGAGATGAACTACATCAAGGGAAAACTCAGCATGTTTGTGCTGTTGCCCACATTCCCTGCTGAGGACTCCACTGGATTGGAAGAggtaaattaatatttttgtctcTCGGCTGGGAACTacctaatgaaatcataggccaGGTAAAAGCAAACGAATTAACTAAATATACCCTGATAAATATGGGAGTTTCAGAGATGGAGCAACTAGGATGGTGAGTAGGCTTGAATCCATGCCACAAGGGGAGGGAGTTGAAAGAATTGGGGGTGCTTaccctagagaaaagaagattcaagGGGACATCATGGTAGCTGTATTCAAgaatttgaaagactgtcatgtggaagaaggattaaattTGTTTCTCTTGACTAGAGGGAAAAATCAGTAGCAATGAGTGGGAGTTTGCAAAGAATCAAATTTAgcttaaataaagaaaaacttgctaacaattagaattgCAAAAGTGGAATGGAACGATTGAAGAGGTAGTAGTCTCTCCCTCTTTGTAGGTCTTGAAGCAGAGGTTGGATGATCACTTATCAGGGACCTGTAGTGGGGAGGACATACTGGATTGGCTGGTCCCCAGGTCCTTTCTAACCCCCaaattctgttattctgtggATTACACACATAGAAGAGACACTTGATGACTTTAATTCTTGACGTTCAACTGTACCTCGACTGtcagaaatactgagaaaaacatCCATCAATTAAACATATTTATCCTTAAATATCTGTCCAACAAATTCTTGAATAGACAATATGCTCAAATTAAAtggatctttctctctcttgtcttTATAGCCAAAGGGAAATTTATACCTTCTCAAATCTTAATCTTTTCCTATTACAAATCAGGGGAAGGTAGACATCAAATACGGAAAGCGCCTTCTTTGTTATCTAGTTatctttgggtttactggctagatttctttcttaaagaccactTCTTACACCCAATTCACTCCCACTCTCACAGATGTGCCAACAATAAGTCCCTGCCTAAGCACCACTTAACGGTTATTTTTTGAGCCCTCaaggctcagagtgaatgtaaatagtaactgtttctctttctgcaatcttcccctcccagtttgattttttatttttattaaaggggccatccctaggctcacttcttaaacaggcctattcactgaaagaGCACAGTCTCACTTgaagtgagaactcagaaagtCCTTAGgttaaaaaggccaaggcctcccactgtatcctgggctatctctagtcttcctgatctatatctggccacagGATCCCccgtggctctggaggagaaagtgaggctggtgactttgcacggCCCTCCCTTGTTTAAAcccaattcaattgcaagtcgtgtcatcatcttcctgatgtcatatgaggtcctctttgagaaacaaggacaaaccacaaccactAGACTCCAAAGATAATTAAAGGATCAGGAAATGTGTCACTACTCCAGCTGAGGACAGAAGTATTTaagatagctttttaaaaaaagaactaaccTGGaacagttttaaaatgaaatatgctTGAGAGAAACCCTTGCCATATTCAGCACCTATGGATAGTAACCTCAGTTTTTGGAAACAGACTTTTCATTACTAATACTGGTTATCCTTTTTCATCCTGGTAGCTTGAAAAGCAGATGACTCATGAGAAAATAACAGAATGGACCAGTCCCACTATTATGTGCGAGGAAAAGGTAGATATCTCCTTTCCCCAATTCACCATGGAGAGCAACTTGGATCTCAACTTTATTCTCCAAAAAATGGGGATCACAGATGTCTTTGATGAAGCCAAGTCTGATCTTAGTGGAATA harbors:
- the SERPINB12 gene encoding serpin B12 encodes the protein MDSLVTANTKFCLDFFQELSKVDEQANIFICPLSISAAFGMISLGAKGSTADQISEVLHFNEVSQSKGTEPEISSKEISQEDKKDQQKTSEPPNPQNTKCLSNEYRDSDSCFGKLLKKLDRIKCDYILSMANRLYGEQEFPICAAYSDSMMEFYHTTIESVDFRKDTEKSRQQINFWVECQTQGKIKDLFDKDNITKSTVLVLVNAVYFKAKWEKSFDYEKTEDSPFWINKNEQKNVKMMRQQNTFRIGYIEELKTQILEMNYIKGKLSMFVLLPTFPAEDSTGLEELEKQMTHEKITEWTSPTIMCEEKVDISFPQFTMESNLDLNFILQKMGITDVFDEAKSDLSGISSNSHLYLSKAVHKTFVEVNEDGTQAAAATGAVVTTKSASPLVTFNVNHPFLFFIKHNKTDTILFYGKVCSP